From Pseudomonas fluorescens:
GGTGATTACCGCACGCCAGGCGGAAGTGGGCCAGGTGGTGCAGGCCACCGTACCGATCTTCAGCCTGGCCCGCGACGGTGAGCGTGACGCGGTGTTCGACGTGTATGAATCGTTGCTGGTGGAACCGGCCAATGATGACGTGATGACGGTCAAGTTGCTGGATAAGCCGCACGTGCAGGCCACCGGTAGAATCCGCGAGACCACCCCCGCGGTGAACGCTGCCAGCGGTACCTTGCAGGTGAAGATTGCATTGAACACGTTGCCCCAGGGCATGGACCTGGGCGCCGTGGTCAGCACCACTCTCCATGCCCCGGCCAAGGCCAGTATCGAACTGCCATGGGCGGCGCTGACCAAAGACCTCAGCGAACCCGCCGTATGGCTGGTAGACGGCGACGGCAAGGCGCAGTTGCACAAAGTCAGCGTGGCGCGTTACCTCACCGGCAAGGTGATCATCAGTGACGGCCTCAAGGGTGGCGAAAAAATCGTGGTGGCGGGCGGGCAATTGCTGCACCCCGGCATGCAGGTCGAGATCGCCCAGGCGCCGGACACGGCGCAGGCCCAGGGCGTGCAACCATGAAGTACCTGACAGTTGTCCTCATCGCCGGCCTGCTGCTCGCGGGCTGCTCCAAGCAGGAACCGCCGCCCGAGCCGGTGCGCCCGGTGCTGTCCATGGAAGTGAAATCCGAAGACCAGGAAACCTTCGGCCGTTTCGCTGGCACCATCCAGGCGCGCTATGAAAGCAACCTCGGCTTTCGTGTTCCCGGTCGCATCGCCCGGCGCGCCGTGGATGTGGGCGCCGAAGTGGAGAAAGGTGCGGTGCTCGCCGTGCTCGACCCCACCGACCAACAAAACCAACTGCGCGCGGCCCAGGGCGACCTCGCGCGCGTCCAGGCGCAATTTATCAACGCCCAGGCCAATGCCCGGCGCCAGCAAGCGTTGTTCAACCGTGGCGTCGGCGCCCAAGCCCAATTGGATGCGGCCCAGACTGACCTGAAAACCACCCAGGCCAGCCTCGACCAGGCCCAGGCCACGGTCAACCAGGCCAAGGACCAGCTCAACTATGCCGAACTGCGCACCGACCATGGCGGCATTGTCACCGCCTGGAGCGCCGAAGCCGGCCAGGTGGTCAGCGCCGGCCAGCAAGTGGTGACCCTGGCCCGCCCGGACGTCAAGGAAGCGGTGATCGACCTGCCCGCCGGTCTTGCCGAGCGCCTGCCGCCGGACGTGGTGTTCCTCGTCGCCGGGCAGCTGGACCCCAGCATCAACACCACCGCCACCGTGCGCGAGATCGAGCCCCAGGCCCAGAGCGCCACGCGTACCCGTCGGGCGCGGCTGACCCTGGCCGAAACACCGCCCGCGTTCCGCCTTGGCACGGCGATCAGTGTGACCTTGAGTTCGACCATCGCCCCACGTATCGAGTTGCCCCTGAGCGCCTTGCAGGAAGTCGATGGCAAGACCCGCATTTGGCTGCTCGATACCCACAGCCAGACCGTGCAACCGCGCGACATCACCGTG
This genomic window contains:
- a CDS encoding efflux RND transporter periplasmic adaptor subunit; its protein translation is MKYLTVVLIAGLLLAGCSKQEPPPEPVRPVLSMEVKSEDQETFGRFAGTIQARYESNLGFRVPGRIARRAVDVGAEVEKGAVLAVLDPTDQQNQLRAAQGDLARVQAQFINAQANARRQQALFNRGVGAQAQLDAAQTDLKTTQASLDQAQATVNQAKDQLNYAELRTDHGGIVTAWSAEAGQVVSAGQQVVTLARPDVKEAVIDLPAGLAERLPPDVVFLVAGQLDPSINTTATVREIEPQAQSATRTRRARLTLAETPPAFRLGTAISVTLSSTIAPRIELPLSALQEVDGKTRIWLLDTHSQTVQPRDITVLSRDADSALLNGGVNPGERIVTAGVNSLKPGQKVKIDEDSPR
- a CDS encoding efflux RND transporter periplasmic adaptor subunit; this translates as MGGRISICMVGMGLAVLLSGCGQEKPEPKQHSRVFVQTVQPADFAAAVTLTGDIQARVQTDLSFRVGGKIIQRMVDVGDRVSAKQVLAKLDPKDLQTNVDSAQAQVVAEQARVKQAAAAFVRQEKLLPKGYTSRSEYDSAQAALRSSQSALAAAQAQLANAREQLGYTALVAEAPGVITARQAEVGQVVQATVPIFSLARDGERDAVFDVYESLLVEPANDDVMTVKLLDKPHVQATGRIRETTPAVNAASGTLQVKIALNTLPQGMDLGAVVSTTLHAPAKASIELPWAALTKDLSEPAVWLVDGDGKAQLHKVSVARYLTGKVIISDGLKGGEKIVVAGGQLLHPGMQVEIAQAPDTAQAQGVQP